The Hornefia porci genome contains the following window.
TCCTTTCTTTGTTTCGTGCCAGCGGAGAATTTTCTGCCTATACAAAGAAGTCCCCGGCCGGCTGAGCCGGTTAGGGACGATCATTCAAACCGCGGTACCACCCTAGTTGCCGCCCTCGTGTTCAAGGGGGCCATCTCAAAAGTGTCGAACTCAGGAGTGATATTCATACTCTGCTTCACCGGGAGGCTCTCACCGCCACCTCTCTCTCTGTAAGGATCTTACGCAGGACTACTGGTTCCGTCATCGTTCGTGAATATTAAATTCAACTGCTTCATTATAAATGGAAAAATCCGCAGTGTCAAGGGTTTCAGCGTTCTTCGGCGTCTGCTTTCTGCAGCGCTCCCCATCATCTGCTTTCAGCGTTCCTCCCCGTCTGCTTCTTCCTCTTCCGCAGCATCAGCCTCATCGGGTTCAGCCTCTCCGGCGTCCTCCCGTACTTCCTCTGCGTCCGTATCAGGCTCCTCCGCAGGGTTCCCGGCCTCCGTGAACAAAAGCCGGTACACCAGCGCCGCCAGCACTCCGCCGATCAGCGGCGCGATGATAAACACCGGGAGCTGCGCCAGCGCATCTCCTCCGACGACGATTGCCGGTCCGAAGCTTCTGGCCGGATTGACAGATGTCCCGTCGAACGGAATTCCGAAAATATGAATCAGCGTCAGCGTCAGTCCGATGACCAGTCCCGCCGCGGAGGCGAACTCCTTCCGACTGGTAACTGCAAGAACCACCAGCACAAAGACGAAGGTCATAACGATTTCCAGAATCAGAATGCTTCCGGCACCCAGACCCAGCGTGCTGGCCTCGCCATAGCCGTTCTGCCCGAGCGAATCTCTGGCGCCGAAAATTCTCCACAGGAACAGCGCCGCAGCCAGAGCTCCGATGCACTGCGCGACCACATAACCCACACAGTCCTTTACGCTCATCCGGCCCGCCGCCAGCATACCGACCGAAACCGCCGGATTGATATGGCATCCGGAGATATTCCCGATCGAGTACGCCATCGCCACCACGGACAGCCCGAACGCAAATGCGATCAGCAGTGTGGTAAACGCGACCGGAATCGCCGCGTTCATACTGAGAAAAATAGAATTCGCCGCCACCGCGGTTCCACACCCGAACGCCGTCAGCACAAACGTTCCGATAAACTCCGCAATATACTTTCTCATCTCATCATCCCCCTTATCATTCTCTGCTTTATCTGATTTTCCGGCTGCACAGGCGCAGCCTCCGATGTTTTCATGATAACAAATGTGAACGGAATGTCAAGTACCGGACCGGCCGCATTCATCAGCATAAAATGGCTTTTATTATTCAGAAAATGTGGTAGAATAAAGATAAGAAAAGGAGGTGACATTTATGCAATTAATTCTGATCGGAGTAATCTTTATGGTTGGACTGCTTCTGTACTATATTTTTTCTACATCCGGCGGTTCCGACAAAGAACGGCCTGAAAAGAAGAAGCCGGATGATGATCTTCGGCAGGAGGAAAATGTCATCTACCTTTCCGATGACATCGACAAAATCAAACGGAACCATAATATCGGTGGAAAAGATCAGTAAATCCGCAGAAATTTCAGCGACTGCCTTCGGGCAGTCCTATTTTAATCTCTTCAACAAAGGAAAAGAGACCGTCGCTGCCGTAAAGGCAAAACACGGTCTCCTTCTGCTGGTCGGAGTGGTGAGACTCGAACTCACGGCTTCTGCGTCCCGAACACAGCGCGCTACCAACTGCGCCACACCCCGCCGACTTATCCATTATAACATGCCGAAAAGTTTTTTCAAGCCCTATTTTTCGGAATCTGAAAAAATCCTTTTCCTTTTCTGAAATCCTTCTTCAGAAGCTCTGTCCGGAAACTCAAGCCCGGCGTGTTCGAATCTAATGGCAGTTCACAGTACGGCGCAGGATGATGCACAATGAAATCTGTAAAAAAGCCTCCCTACCTGAAGTTCAGCAGCGCATCCGCATCCTTGCGCGGCGGTGCTTTGGGATCTCCGTCCGGATAGCCCAGCGCGACCAGCGCCGCGACAATTTCCCCGTCGGAAACGCCAACCGCCTCCGCAACCTTATCATCGTCGAAAATTCCCATAATCACCGTGCCCAGGCCCAGATCGTGCGCAGCAAGACAGAATGTCTGCGTCGCGATTCCCGCGTCGAACACCTCCCAGCGGTCATCCTTGCCTGTGGTCGGCTCGCCGGACTTTTCATAGCCCGATATTCCATGCTTACAGGTAATCACCATCAGAACCGGACAACGCCGGATGATTTTGGCGTTGCTCTCGAAACCGAGAACACAATTCTCCGCAAGCTCTTCCTTCACCGCCTGATCTTCTACCGCATAGTAGCGCGTCACCTGCGTATTTTTCCAGGAAGGCGCATATGCCGCCAGCGACACCATCTGACGAACGATCTCATGCGGCACCGGCCGGTCTGTAAACCTGCGGACACTTCTTCTCGTTAAAATACAGTCTTTTGTTTCCATAGTCACCTCTCTAAAGCTACCTCTCTGAAAATTCATCTGTCAACGTGTATTATATGCCGGATCCGGAAGTGCGGCAAGCCATTTTGCCATGTGCCGAATATTGCGATATTTCCTGTTAATTTCTCAGGTGCTGTTCCCCGAAGACTGCTCTTGCCGATGCCGTCTGCGAGAAGTATAATATCTGTACCGGCTCATACCGGCTTCCGCATGATATATCGAAATCCCGCGGGATACGGCTGCGCCGGTCTGCATATACTTTTGTACCCCCGGCAGACATGCGACGCGGACGGAACAGGCAGCCGGAGGACAGAACAGAAGAAATCGAAGAAAGCAGAGGAATGAAGGATGAAGGGTCTGACAACATTATGTTATATCGAGAAGGACGGGCAGTATCTGATGCTCCACCGCACGAAAAAAGAGCACGACATCAATAAGGATAAATGGATCGGCATCGGCGGTCATTTCGAGGTTGACGAGAGCCCTGACGAATGTCTGCGGCGGGAAGTATTCGAGGAAACGGGATGCACTCTGGGCAGCTGTACGCTCCGGGGAATCGTCACCTTTGTTTCCGACGGACGGACACCGGGCGCGGGCGTAACAGAATACATGTTTCTCTATACCGCAGAGGACCTGCAGGGAGAGCCGGCTGACTGCGACGAGGGCGAGCTTATATGGGTGGACAAAGAAGAGTGCCCCCGCCTGAATGTCTGGGAGGGTGACAAAATCTTCTTCCGTCTGCTGAATACACATCCGGAATTTTTCTCTTTGAAGCTGGTCTACAACGGCGGCGACCGGCTGATGTATGCAGCGCTGGACGGACGTCCGCTGGAGCTGTAGACCGTCGGATAACGCACTGCCTCCTGTTTCTGCCAGTCCATTGCTTTTCTCCCGGATTTCCCGTAACATGCTATGGCTTCTGCGCCGTCTGTCTTCTGGTAAGGTAAAACAAAGCTCTCTGTAGGGGGCCGGCGTCCGATTCTGTCTGCCATTTCCCCTCCTTCAGTTCAATTGTCTTGCCGGTGCTCTTATGTGCTTTATATCGTTTCTCCCGCTGCGTTTTCGCAGCGTTTTCTCTATATAACAAAACCCCGCTATGTTCGCAAGGTATAAAAAAACACCGGCCGTAGCTGGTGCTTAATAATTATGGGTAATCAAAGTTTTTTAGGGTCTCTGTTCATTCGGGTCTAACAGTGGGCTCCTTCCGTGGGGTCTGACAATGGGGGCAGTGCGTAGGGGCAAAAGAACTCAAAATGATTAGAGGAGGCCGTGATTGCCTCCTCTATGCTTCTTCATTTATCATATAACTGCAACGATTTTAAAATGAAAGGAGCATACATGAATGATATCATAAGATTTCTTGAATTAGAAGACCCTGCAATAACAATCGAGGACATCTCCACAGAGGGACGTGTCAAAACGGTTACGTTGTCGACACCACCGGAGATCAGATTCTGTCCCCGGTGCAGCTTTCGAATGCATTCCAGAGGGATCAGGATCCGAAGGGTCAATCATCCGATATTGCAGGACACGTATCAGTTAGTCCTTTTACTGAAGCAGCGGCGCTGGCGCTGTACGAACGGGCAATGTCGATATGAAGAAAATGAATCTTTTAATTTCATAAGTAAACACCGTCGGAACACAAACGCAGCCGACTTTCTCATCGTCAATGAATTCCGGGATCTGACTAAGTCTGCCGCAGATATCGCAAGGAAGTTCAACACTTCTGACACATACGCCATCAACGTATTTGACCGGTATGTCAACATGAAGAGGATTGCCCTGACGGATGCGATCAGCATCGACGAAGTTCATCTCGACATCGATCAGATATGTCAATATGCGCTGGTCGTTCAGGATTTTCATACAGGAGAAGTGATTGATCTGCTCGAAAGCCGCAGGCAGAATGTGACTGAACCATACTTCGCATCCATTCCAAAGGAAGAACGTTTTGCCGTTCAATATCTCATCACGGACATGAACAATGAATATCTTCGCTATGTTGAGAGATACTTTCCGAACGCAGTATCTGTCGTAGATTCTTTCCATGTGATCCAGTGGATCGTCAAAGAACTTGCGGATTTCATACGC
Protein-coding sequences here:
- a CDS encoding aquaporin; the protein is MRKYIAEFIGTFVLTAFGCGTAVAANSIFLSMNAAIPVAFTTLLIAFAFGLSVVAMAYSIGNISGCHINPAVSVGMLAAGRMSVKDCVGYVVAQCIGALAAALFLWRIFGARDSLGQNGYGEASTLGLGAGSILILEIVMTFVFVLVVLAVTSRKEFASAAGLVIGLTLTLIHIFGIPFDGTSVNPARSFGPAIVVGGDALAQLPVFIIAPLIGGVLAALVYRLLFTEAGNPAEEPDTDAEEVREDAGEAEPDEADAAEEEEADGEER
- a CDS encoding nitroreductase family protein, giving the protein METKDCILTRRSVRRFTDRPVPHEIVRQMVSLAAYAPSWKNTQVTRYYAVEDQAVKEELAENCVLGFESNAKIIRRCPVLMVITCKHGISGYEKSGEPTTGKDDRWEVFDAGIATQTFCLAAHDLGLGTVIMGIFDDDKVAEAVGVSDGEIVAALVALGYPDGDPKAPPRKDADALLNFR
- a CDS encoding NUDIX hydrolase; this translates as MKGLTTLCYIEKDGQYLMLHRTKKEHDINKDKWIGIGGHFEVDESPDECLRREVFEETGCTLGSCTLRGIVTFVSDGRTPGAGVTEYMFLYTAEDLQGEPADCDEGELIWVDKEECPRLNVWEGDKIFFRLLNTHPEFFSLKLVYNGGDRLMYAALDGRPLEL